Proteins from a genomic interval of Diaphorobacter sp. HDW4A:
- a CDS encoding pyridoxal-phosphate dependent enzyme, producing the protein MKPQRNQPRRPTLAEMTAARERINPYVRRTPLIDLGLPLKDRRIFVKLETLQPIGAFKLRPALSALLARDRDALSHGVAVSSSGNMAYGTAWAARQLGVLMAAYMMTDAPLTKIEGVRKLGGDVRFISGETWWNYITEEDAPDAPELLINPVTDNGVLAGNGSIGFEILEDLPRPDWVLAPIGGGSLVTGVASAIRALQPGVRVLACEGEHAAPATAAFAAGEVVQVDAQNSFIKSIGGPTVVPALWPIVRELIDGTCVVTLAQVVEAMQLLYAKAKVVAEGAGAASLAAAIHDPRVKGDVVCVISGGNIDPVDYISALNGIVPVAR; encoded by the coding sequence GTGAAGCCACAACGCAACCAACCACGACGCCCCACGCTCGCAGAGATGACAGCGGCACGCGAGCGCATCAACCCGTACGTGCGGCGCACGCCCCTCATCGATCTGGGGCTGCCGCTCAAGGACCGGCGCATCTTCGTCAAGCTCGAGACCTTGCAGCCGATTGGAGCGTTCAAACTGCGCCCCGCTCTCTCCGCCTTGCTCGCTCGCGATCGCGACGCCCTCTCGCACGGCGTGGCGGTGTCGAGCTCGGGCAACATGGCCTACGGCACGGCCTGGGCCGCGCGGCAACTGGGCGTGTTGATGGCCGCGTACATGATGACCGATGCCCCCCTCACCAAGATCGAGGGCGTGCGCAAACTGGGCGGCGATGTACGATTCATCAGCGGTGAGACATGGTGGAACTACATCACCGAAGAAGATGCACCTGACGCGCCCGAACTGCTGATCAACCCCGTCACCGACAACGGCGTGCTCGCAGGCAATGGCTCCATCGGATTCGAGATTCTGGAAGACCTGCCGCGCCCCGACTGGGTGCTCGCGCCGATTGGCGGCGGCAGCCTGGTCACCGGCGTCGCATCAGCCATCCGCGCGCTTCAGCCGGGCGTGCGCGTGCTGGCCTGCGAGGGCGAACACGCGGCGCCCGCCACCGCTGCATTCGCCGCTGGCGAGGTGGTTCAGGTCGATGCGCAGAACTCGTTCATCAAGAGCATCGGTGGGCCCACGGTCGTGCCCGCGCTTTGGCCCATCGTGCGCGAGCTGATCGACGGCACCTGTGTCGTCACGCTCGCCCAAGTGGTCGAAGCCATGCAGCTGCTGTACGCCAAGGCCAAGGTCGTCGCCGAGGGCGCGGGGGCCGCGTCGCTCGCAGCCGCCATTCACGACCCGCGCGTCAAAGGCGATGTGGTGTGTGTGATATCGGGCGGCAACATCGACCCGGTGGACTACATCTCGGCGCTCAATGGCATCGTTCCAGTAGCGCGCTGA
- a CDS encoding GntR family transcriptional regulator, which produces MTKDGDSKTDAAYQLLRREILAARLPADTALRPTALKASYGLSWTPVREALARLEAERLVVYRRNRGFAVAPVSSAELDDLQRARQAIELPLLKEAIENGDAEWEATLVAAHHRLIRCTLPVDDPSDETLSQWENLHAAFHQTLLSAAVSKWLLRFQAQIHEQLQRHHRVLAILPVFKNKQADAQEAFAALRNAMSPAHHTELLHAVLDRDVDRALILMAEHAGTTMDVFERTSAVQEQLAQRKALKSDKDAKPLKAEKGAPAVRKPASPATKGASPTTRKQASKKRAA; this is translated from the coding sequence ATGACCAAAGACGGAGACTCCAAGACCGACGCGGCCTACCAATTGCTGCGCCGCGAAATTTTGGCCGCACGATTGCCCGCTGATACCGCTCTTCGCCCCACGGCGCTCAAGGCCAGCTACGGCCTGAGCTGGACGCCGGTGCGCGAGGCACTGGCACGTCTTGAGGCGGAGCGGCTGGTGGTATACCGACGCAATCGCGGATTTGCCGTGGCGCCCGTGTCCAGCGCGGAACTGGATGATCTGCAACGGGCACGTCAGGCCATCGAGCTGCCGCTTCTGAAGGAGGCCATCGAGAACGGTGACGCGGAATGGGAGGCCACGCTGGTGGCCGCACACCATCGCCTGATCCGCTGCACTTTGCCGGTGGACGACCCTTCCGACGAAACGCTGAGTCAATGGGAAAACCTGCATGCCGCGTTTCATCAGACACTGCTGAGCGCCGCGGTCTCCAAATGGCTGCTGCGGTTTCAGGCACAGATACATGAACAGCTGCAGCGCCATCACCGGGTGCTTGCGATTCTTCCGGTGTTCAAGAACAAACAAGCGGATGCCCAGGAAGCGTTCGCCGCACTGCGCAACGCCATGAGTCCTGCACACCACACCGAGCTGCTCCACGCAGTGCTGGACCGCGATGTGGATCGCGCCCTCATTCTGATGGCCGAGCACGCGGGCACGACGATGGATGTGTTCGAGCGCACCAGTGCCGTTCAGGAACAATTGGCGCAGCGCAAGGCCCTGAAGAGCGATAAAGACGCAAAACCATTGAAAGCTGAGAAAGGTGCGCCAGCAGTCAGAAAGCCTGCCTCCCCGGCGACGAAAGGTGCATCGCCAACCACTCGCAAGCAAGCCAGCAAAAAGCGTGCAGCATGA
- a CDS encoding ABC transporter substrate-binding protein translates to MVLTSRASFNKALIAGALLTVFGGNVWAEPMKIAIANFGDHPQLNESVAGFKKQLTKEGFVEGKDVVYELSHTNFDATLLPQMIAKLQAGKPKLMMTITTPVSQVAKKTLQNSGIPIVFSVVTDPVAAKLTPSWEKGDVGITGSSDLQDMAAVMQFAHKLVPASKNFGMPYNPGEANDVALLEKVKEVGAISNYKIVSVGVDNANDIQQRITSLKGKVDVLYNPTSNLLQPATPAVSAAARQIGVPLMGADPEPVHKGLVVAAVAVRYEKVGENAGKIAARILRGEDPKNIAPMKPTLADHETVVSRSALKAFKMTAPASIADCKCFVD, encoded by the coding sequence ATGGTTCTCACTTCCCGCGCAAGCTTCAACAAGGCGCTGATCGCCGGTGCCTTGCTGACCGTATTCGGAGGCAACGTCTGGGCCGAGCCGATGAAGATCGCCATCGCCAATTTTGGTGACCACCCGCAGCTCAACGAATCGGTGGCCGGATTCAAGAAGCAGCTCACCAAGGAAGGTTTTGTAGAGGGCAAGGATGTCGTCTACGAACTGAGTCATACCAACTTCGACGCCACGCTGCTGCCGCAGATGATCGCCAAGCTGCAGGCGGGCAAGCCCAAGCTGATGATGACCATCACCACGCCCGTCTCCCAGGTAGCCAAGAAGACGTTGCAGAACTCGGGTATCCCGATCGTCTTTAGCGTGGTGACTGATCCGGTCGCGGCCAAGCTCACGCCGTCGTGGGAGAAGGGTGACGTCGGCATCACCGGCTCGTCCGATCTGCAGGACATGGCTGCTGTGATGCAATTCGCGCACAAGCTGGTGCCCGCCTCCAAGAACTTCGGCATGCCTTACAACCCCGGCGAAGCCAATGATGTGGCGCTGCTGGAGAAGGTCAAGGAAGTGGGCGCGATCAGCAACTACAAGATCGTCTCGGTGGGCGTGGACAACGCCAACGATATCCAGCAACGCATCACCTCGCTCAAGGGCAAGGTGGATGTGCTCTACAACCCGACGTCCAACCTGTTGCAACCGGCCACGCCAGCTGTTTCCGCCGCAGCGCGCCAGATCGGCGTGCCATTGATGGGGGCTGATCCCGAGCCGGTGCACAAGGGGTTGGTGGTGGCTGCTGTTGCCGTGCGCTACGAGAAGGTGGGCGAGAACGCCGGCAAGATTGCCGCGCGCATTCTGCGCGGAGAAGACCCCAAGAACATCGCGCCGATGAAGCCCACGCTGGCTGACCACGAAACCGTGGTGTCGCGTTCCGCACTCAAGGCCTTCAAGATGACCGCACCTGCCTCCATTGCGGACTGCAAGTGCTTTGTGGATTGA
- a CDS encoding ABC transporter ATP-binding protein — protein sequence MLEVRNARKVFYRGKPDEKIALNDLNLKLGTGEFGIIIGTNGAGKSTMLNAISGALPLDSGSVVVGHEDVTDLPVHKRAERITRVFQDPMKGTAASMTIAENMLLAELRVQKRTLRPGLTAARRTLYRERLSVLGLGLEDRLDARVDLLSGGQRQSLSLVMAVSTSPQLLLLDEHTAALDPRTADLVMAATVKAVEAFKLTVLMVTHNMQHAIDFGHRVFMVDAGRVKLEIGPDEKKGLTVPDLISHFSTKSDRMLLAS from the coding sequence ATGCTGGAAGTAAGAAACGCACGCAAGGTGTTCTATCGCGGCAAGCCCGACGAGAAGATCGCGCTCAACGACCTGAACCTCAAACTGGGCACGGGAGAGTTCGGCATCATCATCGGCACCAACGGTGCAGGCAAGAGCACCATGCTCAACGCCATCAGCGGCGCGCTGCCGCTCGACTCGGGCTCGGTGGTGGTCGGCCATGAGGATGTCACCGATCTGCCCGTGCACAAGCGCGCCGAGCGGATCACCCGCGTGTTTCAGGACCCGATGAAGGGCACTGCGGCCAGCATGACGATTGCCGAAAACATGCTGCTGGCCGAACTGCGCGTGCAAAAGCGCACGCTGCGTCCCGGCCTCACGGCGGCGCGCCGCACGCTGTATCGCGAGCGCCTGTCGGTACTGGGCCTCGGTCTCGAAGATCGGCTCGATGCGCGCGTCGACTTGCTCTCGGGCGGACAGCGCCAGTCGCTTTCGCTGGTGATGGCGGTGAGTACGTCGCCGCAGCTGCTGCTGCTCGATGAGCACACCGCTGCGCTCGATCCGCGCACCGCTGACCTTGTGATGGCCGCCACCGTCAAGGCGGTGGAGGCCTTCAAGCTCACCGTGCTGATGGTCACCCACAACATGCAGCACGCCATCGACTTCGGTCACCGCGTGTTCATGGTGGACGCGGGTCGCGTGAAACTGGAGATCGGTCCCGATGAAAAGAAGGGCCTCACCGTGCCCGACCTGATCTCCCACTTCTCCACCAAGAGCGACCGCATGTTGCTGGCGAGCTGA
- a CDS encoding ABC transporter permease: MTEFIQTTFSTFYALIPVTIAQSLIMGFVVLGIMLPFRVLNFPDMTAEGAFPLGGCVATVLIVSGMNPWLAVAVAILAGFIAGCCTAYIHLRFRIHTLLAGILMTTMLYSINLRIMGRSNISLFGSDSILDVIPVADAGSPWNKIAIVGVLLAIAFFVMNYFFKTEKGTAMRAVGANPDMSEAQGINVWSATIVGIGIAGGFSAMAGALMVQSQGFGDINMGLGVLINGLAALMIGEAIIGNQTVFRQLLAPIVGALIYYQLISLCLAANMPPPDLKLATGLFVLFMLGLPSLRGGRKSGSAPGREAMRERPAG; this comes from the coding sequence ATGACCGAATTCATTCAAACCACCTTCTCGACGTTCTACGCACTCATCCCCGTCACCATTGCGCAGAGCCTGATCATGGGCTTTGTGGTACTCGGCATCATGCTGCCGTTCCGCGTGCTGAACTTTCCCGACATGACGGCCGAAGGCGCATTCCCGCTCGGCGGCTGCGTCGCCACGGTGCTCATCGTTTCGGGAATGAATCCCTGGCTGGCCGTGGCCGTTGCGATTCTCGCGGGCTTCATCGCGGGCTGCTGCACTGCATACATCCACCTGCGTTTTCGCATCCACACGCTGCTCGCCGGTATCTTGATGACGACGATGCTCTACAGCATCAACCTGCGCATCATGGGCCGCTCCAACATCTCGCTGTTCGGCAGCGACAGCATTCTGGACGTGATTCCCGTGGCCGACGCGGGCTCGCCATGGAACAAGATCGCCATCGTCGGCGTGCTGCTGGCGATTGCCTTCTTCGTGATGAACTACTTCTTCAAGACCGAAAAGGGCACGGCCATGCGCGCGGTGGGTGCCAACCCCGACATGTCGGAAGCACAGGGCATCAACGTGTGGAGCGCCACCATCGTGGGCATTGGCATCGCCGGTGGATTCTCCGCCATGGCGGGCGCGCTGATGGTGCAATCGCAAGGCTTTGGCGACATCAACATGGGCCTCGGCGTGCTGATCAACGGCCTGGCCGCGCTGATGATCGGAGAGGCCATCATCGGCAACCAGACGGTGTTCCGCCAACTGCTCGCACCCATCGTCGGTGCGCTGATCTATTATCAGCTGATCTCGCTGTGTCTGGCCGCCAACATGCCGCCACCCGACCTGAAGCTCGCCACCGGTCTGTTCGTGCTGTTTATGCTGGGCCTGCCATCCCTTCGCGGTGGCCGCAAGAGCGGCAGCGCACCGGGCCGTGAAGCCATGCGTGAACGTCCGGCAGGTTGA
- the kynU gene encoding kynureninase, which yields MTTQKLTLADCRAMDASDPLAKLRDQFDLPSDVIYLDGNSLGAMPKASLKRAQEVITQEWGVGLIRSWNTAGWFDMPRKLGNQLARLVGGKDNEVIVTDTTSTNLFKVMAAALRQQKEKAPARRVIVSERNNFPTDLYITQGLMDMLSSLGSADYELRLVDGVAGLEAALTEDVAVVLLTHVNYQTGYMYDMADITAKAHKVGAVTIWDLCHSAGAVPVDLNGANADYAVGCTYKFLNGGPGSPAFLWVNPKYQESFWQPLSGWWGHARPFAMESNYDPHQGVKRYLCGTQAITSLAMVENGLDTFADTHMEELRTKSLQLTTLFIDLVNQECEGFPLTLNTPMDTKYRGSQVGFVHPHGFAVVQALIERGVIPDYREPQIMRFGFTPLYIGFEDVWNAVAVLKDILVSKSWDQPKFHQRGTVT from the coding sequence ATGACAACCCAAAAACTCACACTCGCCGACTGCCGCGCCATGGACGCGAGCGACCCGTTGGCGAAGCTGCGCGACCAATTCGATTTGCCCTCTGATGTGATCTATCTCGACGGCAACTCGCTCGGCGCCATGCCCAAGGCATCGCTCAAGCGCGCACAGGAAGTCATCACGCAGGAATGGGGCGTGGGCCTGATTCGCAGCTGGAACACCGCTGGCTGGTTCGACATGCCACGCAAGCTCGGCAACCAGCTTGCGCGCCTGGTGGGCGGCAAGGATAACGAGGTCATCGTGACTGATACCACCTCCACCAACCTGTTCAAGGTGATGGCCGCCGCGCTGCGCCAGCAGAAGGAAAAGGCGCCCGCGCGCCGCGTGATCGTCTCCGAGCGCAACAACTTTCCGACCGACCTGTACATCACCCAGGGCCTGATGGACATGCTCAGCTCGCTGGGCAGTGCAGACTACGAACTGCGCTTGGTGGATGGCGTTGCCGGCCTTGAAGCGGCGCTGACCGAAGACGTCGCTGTGGTGCTGCTCACCCACGTGAACTACCAGACCGGCTACATGTACGACATGGCCGACATCACCGCCAAGGCGCACAAGGTGGGCGCTGTGACGATCTGGGACCTGTGTCACTCCGCAGGTGCCGTGCCCGTCGATCTGAACGGCGCGAACGCCGATTATGCCGTCGGTTGCACTTACAAATTCCTGAACGGCGGCCCCGGCTCGCCCGCGTTTCTCTGGGTCAACCCCAAGTACCAGGAAAGCTTCTGGCAGCCTTTGTCCGGCTGGTGGGGCCACGCCCGCCCATTCGCCATGGAGTCGAACTACGACCCGCATCAGGGCGTCAAGCGCTACCTGTGCGGTACTCAGGCCATCACGTCGCTCGCCATGGTCGAGAACGGCCTCGACACCTTTGCAGACACCCACATGGAAGAGCTGCGCACCAAGTCACTCCAACTGACCACGCTGTTCATCGATCTGGTGAACCAGGAATGCGAAGGCTTCCCGCTCACGCTGAATACGCCGATGGACACCAAATACCGTGGCAGCCAGGTGGGCTTTGTGCACCCGCACGGCTTTGCCGTGGTGCAGGCGCTGATCGAACGCGGCGTGATCCCGGATTACCGTGAACCACAGATCATGCGCTTTGGCTTCACGCCGCTGTACATCGGCTTTGAAGACGTGTGGAATGCGGTCGCTGTGCTCAAGGACATTCTGGTGAGCAAGAGCTGGGATCAACCGAAGTTCCATCAGCGCGGGACGGTGACCTGA
- a CDS encoding deoxyribodipyrimidine photo-lyase, translating into MTTSSALVWLRRDLRCDDHAAIYYALRRFEKVYCAFVFDTDILDALPNKQDRRVEFIHASVLQLHGALKALAAGSGVPDGGLIVRHGPAAECIVQLAQSLGVQEVLTNRDYEPAAITRDQRVARDLNSLGIAFSDYKDQVLLDRDEVLTQTGKPYSVFTPYKRAWLQALNDFQLKPYPVERYAHHLAALPANESMVALEQLGFERTNLRELSMPVGTQGAKQLLKDFLPRMHAYQEARDYPGRKGVSYLSVHLRFGTMSIRQLARLAQQKALYGDEGAQIWLSELAWRDFYFMILWHHPHVITQSFRSEYDGVQWDDAPELWQAWCEARTGYPLVDAAMRQLHQTGYMHNRLRMVVASFLTKDLGIDWRRGERHFAEHLNDFDLSANNGGWQWAASTGCDAQPWFRIFNPVTQSQRFDPDGRFIRRYVPELARVPDKHIHFPAGMKPLKLHACAVQLGQDYPHPIVDHARARQRTLMRFHFLKQDATGGATQLEI; encoded by the coding sequence ATGACGACCTCCAGTGCTCTGGTGTGGCTGCGGCGTGACTTGCGCTGTGATGACCATGCCGCTATCTACTACGCGTTGCGCCGCTTTGAAAAGGTGTACTGCGCCTTTGTTTTCGACACGGACATTCTGGACGCGCTACCCAACAAGCAGGATCGGCGAGTGGAGTTCATTCATGCGAGCGTCTTGCAGTTGCATGGGGCATTGAAGGCTCTCGCTGCTGGCTCTGGGGTGCCAGACGGAGGCTTGATTGTTCGCCATGGCCCTGCTGCAGAGTGCATTGTGCAGTTGGCACAGAGTCTGGGCGTGCAAGAGGTGTTGACCAATCGCGACTATGAGCCTGCGGCCATCACCAGAGACCAGCGCGTGGCGCGGGATTTGAATTCGCTGGGCATTGCTTTCAGCGACTACAAAGACCAAGTACTCCTGGATCGCGATGAAGTGCTGACTCAAACAGGCAAGCCCTACAGCGTGTTCACGCCCTACAAACGGGCGTGGTTGCAGGCGCTGAACGACTTTCAGCTCAAACCCTATCCGGTAGAGCGCTACGCCCACCATCTGGCAGCACTGCCTGCCAACGAGAGCATGGTCGCACTGGAACAGCTGGGCTTTGAACGCACCAACTTGCGGGAACTCTCCATGCCTGTCGGCACGCAAGGCGCAAAGCAACTGCTCAAAGACTTTTTGCCACGCATGCATGCCTACCAGGAGGCGCGTGACTACCCAGGACGCAAAGGTGTTTCCTACTTGTCGGTACACCTGCGGTTTGGCACGATGTCGATTCGCCAATTGGCTCGGCTAGCCCAGCAAAAAGCGTTGTATGGCGATGAAGGTGCACAGATCTGGTTGTCAGAGCTCGCTTGGCGAGACTTCTATTTCATGATCCTGTGGCACCACCCGCATGTGATCACGCAGTCGTTTCGCTCGGAATATGACGGTGTGCAATGGGACGATGCACCCGAACTCTGGCAGGCATGGTGCGAGGCCCGCACCGGCTATCCGCTGGTGGATGCCGCCATGCGCCAATTGCACCAGACGGGGTATATGCACAACCGTCTGCGCATGGTGGTGGCGAGCTTTCTGACCAAGGATCTCGGCATCGACTGGCGCCGCGGCGAGCGCCACTTTGCCGAGCACCTCAACGATTTCGACCTGTCCGCCAACAACGGTGGCTGGCAATGGGCCGCATCCACCGGCTGCGACGCCCAACCCTGGTTTCGCATCTTCAATCCCGTCACGCAATCACAGCGCTTCGACCCGGATGGCCGCTTCATCCGTCGCTATGTGCCAGAGCTGGCTCGGGTTCCAGACAAGCACATCCATTTTCCGGCGGGGATGAAACCGCTCAAATTGCATGCCTGTGCAGTGCAATTGGGACAGGACTATCCGCATCCAATAGTCGACCATGCCCGCGCGCGACAGCGCACATTGATGCGGTTTCACTTTCTCAAGCAAGACGCCACAGGGGGGGCGACGCAATTAGAGATTTGA
- a CDS encoding tripartite tricarboxylate transporter substrate binding protein, translating to MHNLHNIHVPTRRSLLRAASALALGASWTGLSFAETKPTDAWPDKPVRLVVAGPAGGSADAVARALSDQLNRLSKHPFIVDPKPGAAGVIAVNDLLQAPVDPYTLMVGVSSLVSEIPHIVKMRQDTRKAIVPLADLARGGIVLVAAPGVAAKNLAEVIQLSKSSPGGLSYASYSPGTMSHVAGLLLAQATGAKLEHVAYKGSTAGLNDVMGGHTPLMFDGLATSLPFIRSGKIKAIAITSPQRSPLLPDVPTFQESGLPQLTYTGWMGLWANSALPADKQLMIQQLVQQAMDTSEFKNVLSQAGFEPGSRRSTQALHTELLADYERVGKVLKGADIKL from the coding sequence ATGCATAACCTACACAACATCCACGTCCCCACCCGCCGCAGCCTGCTGCGCGCCGCATCGGCCCTTGCGCTCGGTGCCAGCTGGACAGGCCTTTCATTCGCAGAGACCAAGCCCACCGACGCATGGCCCGACAAGCCCGTGCGCCTTGTGGTGGCGGGGCCCGCGGGCGGCTCGGCGGACGCGGTCGCACGTGCCCTGAGCGATCAGCTCAACCGGCTGTCCAAGCACCCCTTCATCGTCGACCCCAAGCCCGGCGCGGCCGGCGTCATCGCGGTCAATGATCTGCTGCAGGCACCGGTGGACCCATACACCCTGATGGTCGGCGTCAGCTCCCTCGTGAGCGAAATTCCGCATATCGTGAAGATGCGACAGGACACCCGCAAAGCCATCGTGCCCCTGGCCGATCTCGCGCGCGGCGGCATCGTGCTGGTGGCGGCGCCCGGCGTCGCGGCCAAGAATCTCGCGGAAGTCATTCAGCTGAGCAAGTCATCACCGGGAGGATTGAGCTATGCCTCCTACAGCCCCGGCACCATGTCGCACGTGGCCGGCCTGCTGCTCGCGCAGGCTACCGGCGCCAAGTTGGAACACGTGGCCTACAAGGGCTCCACGGCCGGCCTCAACGACGTCATGGGCGGCCACACCCCGCTGATGTTCGACGGCCTCGCCACCTCCCTGCCCTTCATCCGCTCGGGCAAGATCAAGGCCATCGCCATCACCTCGCCCCAGCGCTCGCCCCTGCTCCCCGACGTGCCCACGTTCCAGGAATCAGGTCTGCCACAACTCACCTACACCGGATGGATGGGCCTTTGGGCCAACAGCGCCCTGCCCGCCGACAAGCAACTGATGATCCAGCAGTTGGTGCAACAAGCCATGGATACGTCCGAGTTCAAGAACGTGCTGAGCCAGGCAGGCTTCGAACCCGGCAGCCGCCGCAGCACGCAAGCACTGCACACCGAACTACTCGCGGACTATGAGCGGGTGGGGAAGGTGTTGAAGGGGGCCGATATCAAGCTGTGA
- a CDS encoding AraC family transcriptional regulator, with protein MDTLVRTVTLNGFLNVCNLHGVNSHQLLRQVGLDASALVESDRHISAETLCKLLDLAAKESGCAAFGIQMAQNRQTLDFGILGVLMRHQPSLRDMWQSAIQYRKLLNDATAISLEQTGDLSILRFELLIDSQIPQTQSCELVLGVAMRTCQAVLGVAWSPKEVRFMHPAPAEQYQHKQFFGCPVSFNSEFNGMVLRSVDMNATNPAADPELVRYAESVVMPLRAFGDNALLQEVRKNIYLLMPLEQACIERVAEQMHLSTRTLQRQLDHRGTSFSEVLDTVRKNLVLRYMNNSRYSIGQVASLTGYSRQASFTRWFHVNFGMSPRQWRQTRPA; from the coding sequence ATGGATACGCTGGTCAGAACCGTGACCTTGAACGGTTTTTTGAACGTCTGCAATCTGCATGGCGTGAATTCACATCAATTGCTCAGGCAGGTGGGGTTAGATGCGAGTGCGCTGGTCGAGTCGGATCGGCACATCTCGGCCGAAACGCTGTGCAAGCTGCTTGATCTGGCGGCCAAGGAGTCGGGCTGCGCGGCGTTCGGCATCCAGATGGCGCAGAACCGGCAGACGCTGGACTTCGGGATTCTGGGCGTGCTGATGCGCCACCAGCCCAGCCTGCGCGACATGTGGCAGAGCGCCATTCAATACCGCAAGCTGCTCAACGACGCCACGGCGATTTCGCTGGAGCAGACGGGCGATCTGAGTATCCTGCGATTCGAGCTTCTGATCGACTCGCAGATTCCGCAGACGCAATCCTGCGAGCTGGTGCTGGGCGTGGCGATGCGCACCTGTCAGGCCGTGCTGGGCGTGGCGTGGTCGCCCAAGGAGGTGCGCTTCATGCACCCCGCGCCCGCAGAGCAGTACCAGCACAAGCAGTTTTTCGGTTGCCCGGTGAGCTTCAACAGCGAGTTCAACGGCATGGTGCTGCGCTCCGTGGACATGAACGCCACCAACCCTGCTGCTGATCCCGAATTGGTGCGCTATGCCGAGAGCGTGGTCATGCCGCTGCGCGCATTCGGTGACAACGCGCTGCTGCAGGAGGTGCGCAAGAACATCTATCTGCTGATGCCGCTCGAGCAGGCCTGCATCGAGCGCGTGGCCGAGCAGATGCACCTGAGCACCCGCACGCTGCAGCGGCAGCTCGACCACAGGGGCACCAGCTTTTCGGAAGTGCTCGACACCGTGCGCAAGAATCTGGTGCTGCGCTACATGAACAACAGCCGCTATTCCATCGGCCAGGTCGCATCGCTGACCGGTTATTCACGCCAGGCCTCGTTCACCCGCTGGTTCCATGTGAACTTCGGCATGAGCCCACGCCAGTGGCGGCAGACGCGACCGGCGTGA